From a single Solanum dulcamara chromosome 4, daSolDulc1.2, whole genome shotgun sequence genomic region:
- the LOC129887659 gene encoding scarecrow-like protein 3, producing MLQDDVSSSVTSSSPLQNFPMMSLSPNFGGSPYQWLKDLKSEDRGLYLIHLLLTCANHVAAGNLENANIALDQISHLASPNGDTMQRIASYFAESLADRILRSWNGIYKALHSTKLRVVSEDILVKKMFFEYFPFLKVASVIANQAIIEAMEGEKMVHIVDLNASEPLQWRALLQDLSARLEGPPHLRITGVHQQKQVLEQVAHVLTEEAEKLDIPFQFHQVVSKLENLDIEKLRVKTGEALAISSFMQLHTLLAHDDELQKKSPLVFKNLNGLHLQRAILNQNTLGDLLEKDTTNVFSPGNESASSSPLSSTASAKMDGFLHTLWGLSPKVMVVTEQDSNHNGTTLMERLSESLYFYAALFDCLEFTLQRTSLERLKVEKMLFGEEIKNIVACEGGERKERHEKLDKWYQRFDGAGFVNVPLSYYAMLQARRLLQSYSCEGYKIKEENGSVVICWHDRALFSVSAWRCRR from the coding sequence ATGTTACAAGATGATGTTTCATCATCAGTGACTTCATCATCACCACTTCAAAATTTCCCAATGATGTCACTTTCACCTAATTTTGGTGGTTCACCATACCAATGGCTCAAAGATTTGAAATCTGAGGATAGAGGTTTATATCTAATTCACCTTTTGCTCACTTGTGCTAATCATGTAGCTGCTGGAAATCTTGAAAATGCTAACATAGCACTTGACCAAATTTCCCATCTTGCATCTCCTAATGGAGATACAATGCAGCGAATCGCCTCGTATTTCGCTGAGTCACTTGCTGATAGGATTTTAAGATCTTGGAATGGTATTTATAAGGCGTTGCATTCGACTAAGTTGAGGGTGGTATCTGAGGATATTCTTGTGAAGAAGATGTTTTTCGAGTACTTTCCGTTCTTGAAAGTAGCTTCTGTGATCGCGAATCAAGCGATCATAGAAGCTATGGAAGGAGAAAAAATGGTTCATATAGTAGATCTTAATGCTTCCGAGCCCTTGCAGTGGCGTGCGCTGCTTCAGGATTTGAGCGCACGCCTTGAAGGACCCCCTCATTTGAGAATTACGGGGGTCCATCAGCAAAAGCAAGTGTTGGAACAAGTAGCACATGTTCTAACAGAAGAAGCTGAAAAGCTTGATATCCCTTTTCAGTTTCATCAGGTAGTTAGCAAATTGGAAAATCTTGATATCGAAAAACTACGAGTTAAAACCGGAGAAGCTTTGGCTATTAGTTCATTTATGCAATTGCATACTCTTCTTGCACATGATGATGAACTCCAAAAGAAATCCCCTTTGgttttcaagaatttgaatGGCCTTCACTTGCAAAGGGCAATACTAAACCAAAATACTTTAGGGGATTTGCTCGAAAAAGATACAACTAATGTTTTTAGTCCAGGCAATGaatcagcatcctcatctccgctATCTTCAACTGCATCAGCGAAGATGGATGGATTCCTCCACACATTGTGGGGGTTGTCTCCAAAGGTCATGGTGGTTACAGAACAAGACTCGAACCATAACGGGACAACCCTTATGGAAAGGCTATCCGAATCATTGTATTTTTATGCTGCATTGTTCGATTGTCTTGAATTCACACTACAGAGAACATCATTAGAGAGGTTAAAGGTTGAGAAAATGCTGTTTGGCGAGGAGATTAAGAACATTGTAGCGTGTGAGGGAGGCGAAAGGAAGGAGAGACATGAAAAACTAGATAAATGGTATCAAAGATTCGATGGAGCTGGTTTCGTGAACGTGCCTTTGAGTTATTACGCCATGTTGCAAGCAAGGAGGTTGCTACAGAGTTACAGTTGTGAAGGATACAAGATTAAAGAAGAGAATGGTAGCGTCGTGATCTGCTGGCATGATCGCGCGCTTTTCTCAGTTTCAGCTTGGAGATGTAGGAGATGA